GCCTCCACCTCCGGGAATTTGGACTGTTTCTTCATGGCGTAAAATTAAAACTGGCGCTTCTCTAGAAAGACGTTCTACCTCACCAGTAATGAATTCATCTAGAGCTAGATCGCCAACTACTAAAATTTTTGGCTCTTGAAAAGAGTCTAGAAGATGAAACAGCCGTTGCGAATTGGCTTCTAACTTTTGATAAAAAGAATTATTCTCACTCATAAATTAACATCATTTTTCTAATCCGGGAGGGAGAGCTTCACCACACTGTTCATGAATTTCTGCCACTCGTTGAAACAGCCAAGGGTAATTATCTTTGTAATCGGGAATCAATGCAAGAGGGCTTAACAAAGCTGCTGCTGCGAGATCAGCAACTGAGAGAGAATCCCCTACTAAAAAAGGCTTTTCTTTCCAAGGTGAAAGCACCTCCATGGCATTTTCTAAGCGTTTTTTGGCTAATTCCACCGCAGCAGGAGTGATTCCATACTGACGACGAACAATGTTAATTACTAACTGACTAGAAAGACTAGGATTAACCGATTTTCCCTCATTAGATCGCCAATGATAATAAACAAATCGAGTAGCCGTGCCAATGCTTTCATCTAGCCAGTCTTCCAATAACCAAGCATAACGGTTTTGCTCCCTTGCCGCTAAAGTATAACTTGGTTCAGGAAAATGAGATTCTAAATAATGAAAAATACGTGTAGAATCCCCAATACCACTCTTGACATTGTTAGGAGTTGGTAGTAAAACAGGTACTGTAGTAAGCCCTGTAATGGGTCTAACCTTTAAAATGTGGAGTCCTGGGGTTAAGTTGGCGACCTCGTAATTAATTTTTTTATAGCCTAAAGCAAGTCTTGCCTTACGACAATAATGAGAAGTACTGAATTGTAGTAGTAGCATTTAGTTTTTTCTGGCATTCTTGTCAACAACGAGAAGTTCTAATGTTAGGATAAGAGCAATTTATACGTTTGGGTAAATTCATCATGTTTGCTGTATCAGAGTCAGAAAAACCAGCTCCTGTTAAGTCTTCCCGGACAACTCATCCTAGGGTAGATTCATCATCTCTTCCTCCCCAATGGAAATGTTATCGAAACACAAAAAAAAAGAAGGTTCCGTTATTTCTGCGGGCTTTACTATTTCTTCAATATACCTCAGCATTATTAACTGTGGGAACCATTGGGGCAAGTTTAGTGGTCTATGGGCTATCTTATTATACCCAACAACAGTGGAATGAGAGCTATGAACAATTAATGACACTCCAGCGTCACGAACGCAATTTAACAGTTATTAATGAATCTCTTCAAGATCAAATTACTCGCGAGGGTAACCGTCAAAATGATCAGTGGATCCCTTTAACCCCTGATAAAAATATTTATTTAGAACCAACACCTGCTGATAATCTTCCAGAAACATCTCAAGTTAATCGTGAACCAGAAGAAGCATCAGAAAGTCCCAGTACGGAGCGTCCTTTAGGCTACTAAAATGATTGAGAGAATAAGTCCTTATACGAAAAGGCTATTATTAGTTTGGCTCTTTCTGTTTCTTGTCTCCATTGCTTTAGGATGGAGAATTTATCATCTTCAATTCATTGAAGCAGAAAGACTACAAATACGAGCAAGAGGTCAACAACATTTAGCAATTAATCCTTATATTCCCCGTCGTTCAATTGTTGATGCTAAAGGGAAAGTCTTAGCAGCTGATCGTTTAGTTTATGAACTTTATGCCCATCCTGATGTATTTAAGGAATCTGGTGAATCTTTTGACGATGTAACGAAACAACTAGAACCAGTGTTAGAGAATACGAGTCAGTCAGAGTTATTACAGCGCTTTCAACAGCAAGCCTCAGGAATTAAGCTAGCGGATAATTTAACAGAAGAATTAGCCACAGAAATTAAAAGTTGGGGTTGGGATGGGCTAGAGTTAGTCGAAAGTTATGCTCGTTATTATCCCTATGCAGAATTAGGTTCTAATGTAGTGGGATATGTGCAGCAAGATGATCATGAAGGCAAAACAGGAGTGGAATTTACTCAACAAGAATTATTAACTCGTGTCGGTGAAAGTTTATCAGTGCAACGAACGGCGAGAGGACAGGTTTTACCAACCTCTTTCCCTGAAAATTCCCTCGGTTTTGATGAGAAAAAAGTCCAGCTAACCCTTGATCTTGATATTCAACGATTAAGCCACCAAGCCTTAAAAGAACAAATGCAGGAATTTAATGCTAAACGTGGCACGGTGGTGGTAATGGATGTAGAAACAGGAGAATTAGTTTCTTTAGTCACTGAACCCAGTTATAACCCAAATCGTTATTTTGAGCATGATTTGGAGGATATGAGAAATTGGGCGGTAACTGATTTATATGAACCCGGATCTACGTTTAAGCCCATTAATGTCGCGATCGCGCTAGAAGCGGGAGCAGTTAATCCTAACACTATAATTTATGATGATGGCAGGATGGAGATAGGAGGATGGACAGTCCGCAACCATGATTATTTTAGTAATGGTGGTCATGGTAGAGTTGGGCTCGATGAAATTTTACAAGTTTCTAGTAACGTGGGGATGATGAAAATTATTGAACGAATGTCTCCCCAGCATTATTATGACCAATTACAAAATTTAGGAATTGAGGAACCTGTTGGTATTGATTTAATGGGAGAAACCCCTGGTAGCTTAAAATCAGAGTTTGATTTTACTAATTACCCCATTGAACCGGCTGTCGCCTCTTTTGGCCAAGGCTTTTCCTTGACTCCTATTAAATTAGCACAATTAACAGGCGCGATCGCGAATGGGGGACGATTAGTGACTCCTCATGTGGTCAAAGGATTAGTGGATCAAGATGGCGCGATCATAGAACAAGATCCACGCCCAGAAAAACAAGTTTTCTCCCCCGAAACCAGTCAACAAGTCTTACAAATGATGGAAACGGTTGTGAGTGAAGGAAGTGGAAAAGCAGCCCACATTCCAGGTTATCGTTCTGCTGGAAAAACGGGAACGGCTCAAAAAGCAAATATGGGGACTTATAGTGGTAACGGCAGGATTACCAGCTATGTGAGTATTTTTCCAGTGGAAACCCCTCGTTATGTGGTGTTAGCGGTAGTTGATGAACCGAGAGCCCCCCTCGCTTATGGCTCAACGGTAGCAGCTCCCATTGTCAGAGATGTTATGGAAGGGATTATTGCGATTGAAGGAATTCCCCCCAGCCATCCTGAAGAATTTGAGGAAGAGGACGATTAAAAATGGAGATAGATAGTATTGAACATGAGAAGACAGCGTAATCGCGCTAAAAAGAAAAAAGGGAATTTATTACAGTTAATTTTTCCTGTTCTGTTAGTGTTAACTATCTTCATTACTGTTCGCAATCATCAAGAATCTGATGATGAGATCAACTGGGAAAATATTGAGCCCATCCCTCGTGAAAGAGAAGCCTCTTTGTCTTTAACAGAAATTCGGGAAAAAGCATTACATTTAGCAAATCGCGATCGCGCTAATCATGGGCTTTCTACCCTTAAAGAGCATCCCGAATTATCGCAAGCTGCCCAAGACTACGCCGAAGAATTACTAGCAAGGGATTTTTATGATCATGTTACTCCAGAAGGGCAAACCCCTAAAGATCGTGTGGAACACATCAGTGGAATGAGAGGAGTGGGAGAGAACCTAGTGCAACAAAAAGGAAACTTCCGAGTAGAAGTTAATGAAGATCTGCTAAATAAATTCCAACAGGGGTGGATGGATAGCCCTGGGCATCGCGAGAACCTTCTTCAATCGAACTTCACTTATTTTGGTTACGGGCTTGCTTATGATGATGAAAAAGGAGAATTGTATGCCGTACAGAAATTTTTGATCAAGTAAAACCGAAAGCTCAGATTACCCTGTTCCTACGGATAATGATCACAAAATTTTACAGAAAAGGACAAATGCTTACTCACATCTGCCATCATTTTGGGAGCAAGTGCTGTTCTACAAAATTGGTATAAACATCTCCCTCTAAAAAAGCAGGGGTTTCTAGAATCTTCTGATGAAAACTAATAGTCGTCGTTACCCCTGTCACAGCACATTCTCTTAATGCTCGTTTCATACGCTTAATTGCCGCTTCTCGGGTGGGTGCCCAAACAATTAACTTTCCAATAAGGGAATCATAATAAGGGGGAATTTCATAGTCTGTATAAACATGAGAGTCCATTCTTACCCCAGGTCCTCCTGGTGGGAGATAACCACTGATGCGACCGGGTTGAGGACGAAACTCGTGTGCTGGATCTTCCGCATTAATCCGACATTCAATGGCGTGCCCTCTGATATCTACATCTTTTTGTCGCAGACTCAAGGGTTCTCCTTGGGCAATACGAATTTGCTCGGCAATTAAATCTAATCCTGTTACCATCTCTGTAACCGGATGTTCTACTTGGATGCGTGTGTTCATTTCCATAAAGTAAAAATCACCATGAGCATCTAAAAGAAATTCCACCGTCCCTGCACCAACATAATTGATAGACTGGGCTGCTTTAATGGCAGCTTTTCCCATTTTTTGTCGCAAGTGAGGATCTAAAGCAGGACTTGGCGACTCTTCTAGGAGTTTCTGATGACGACGTTGGATGGAACAATCTCTTTCCCCTAAATGAATCACATTACCATAACTATCAGCGAGGATTTGAAACTCAATATGACGAGGACGCTCAATAAATTTTTCCAAATAAACGCCACTATTACCAAACGCAGCTTCTGATTCTCCTTTTGCTGCTTGAAAAAGTTTACTCAGTTCTCTCTCACTATGCACCAGACGCATTCCTCGCCCGCCGCCTCCTGCAGTTGCTTTTAACATTACAGGATAGCCAATATTTCGTGCTACGCGATAGGCAGCTTGATCATCAGCGAGTAAGCCATCACTCCCCGGAACAACTGGAACTCCTGCTTTTTGCATTGTCTCTTTTGCGGTTGATTTGTCTCCCATGGAGCGAATCGCCTCTGGCGTTGGCCCAATAAAGTGAATTTTATGATCAGCGCAAATTTCAGCAAAACGGGCATTCTCCGCTAAAAAGCCATACCCAGGATGAATAGCTGTAGCATTACGAGTCAGAGCAGCTGCTATCAGATTGGGAATATTGAGATAACTTTTACTTGCAGGGGGTTCGCCAATGCAAACACTTTCATCAGCAAGTTGCACATGAAGCGCATTCCGATCAATCGTGGAATGTACCGCAACGGTAGGAATCCCAAGTTCTTCACAACTGTGTAAAATTCGCAGGGCAATTTCCCCACGATTAGCAATTAAAATTTTGGAAAAAGACATTTGTATGAGTCATTAGTCATTAGTCATTGGTCATTGGTCATTGGTTATCGGTTATTAAAACAAACAACCAATAACTAATTATTAATTCGTTATTATAAATTATTCCTGATAAATTGTTTCATCCTCTTCTCGCCAAGCAGGATCGACCATGCAAACAAAAACTAACGGTTCGTTTCCACAATTATGAACATATTGACGAGCATTAGGAGGAATATAAACGGCATCTCCTGGTTCAATAATTTCTGTTTCGTTATCAATGTGCATTTCTCCTTTCCCTTGAATAATATAATAAACTTCTGAGGTAGTAAGGGAATGGGGAATGGAAGTTTGACCGACAGGAACAATGGCATGAGCAAGACTATAACGCAGGGCTAGAGGTTGCTTATCAGGATGTAATAGTTCCCTTAGGATGGTGCCATCTCCAGCAGTAAATTCTTCACATTCTTGCAACTTTCTCACTAACATAGTTTATTTTGTTTAGTTATCTAGGACAGTAATCTTGACAATTAATTGCTTCTTCAGTGTTGGCAACTAGTGGCTTAATTGTACATTTAAGACGGTAATCGTTGGTAAAAAATTGGCAATTAGGACAAGGGACTTTATGCATGCTTTGACTTCGTTTAATGACATAATAAATAGTATTGAACAAAGTTAAACCTAAAGCAATAATAAATCCCCAAGCGATTACAAAGCACACAGGCACAAGCAAAGGTTCAATGAGGTTTAACAGGGATTTGAAAAAGGGAAACATAATAAATTCCTGATTCCTCCGAAATTGAAGAGCCATTCATTACCAACCCACCATGATATCATAAGACAAGGGTTAATGAGCCAAGGTTTTTGGGATGAGTTTTAAACGCCTATTTTTTCTTTTAATTCTGATAGCTGTTGTTGATTAAAAATGCGTTTGAGTAATTCAGCGGCCGCTTCGGGTTCAGCAGGGATTAAAACTTGCGGAGTAGGACTTTGTGCAAGATTGTTGAGAGTAGATGTGATTTGAATATTATCAGGCTCTCCTAATTCTAAACAATCACTGGCTTGCTTAAGTTCTTGAATGATAACGGGAGCAAGGGTGGTGTAAGAATGTTTCGGATTCGCGATCGCGCTTTTAGCGGTATTTAACAAGTTATGCCAATTTTCTTCTTCAGAAGTTACTTTTTGAGCGCGATCGCAGATCTGTATTAAATTTTGACGACTCTGTGGAGTATCCTCTGCTTGAAATACTTTTAACATTTCTCGCAACAGAGGACGCATTTGCTCTAAGGGGCTTTCTGTAACAGCTTCTGCTTCTCCCTCTACTTCTTCTGGTTGAGTAGCACCTTTCTCCACCTCTCCCAAATCTGCAATAACTGCTTTAATATCAGCACATTGATCTAGATGTTGTTGTAATTCAATAAATTGTGGTTCTGCACTTTTAACCAGTTCTTTTCCTTGTTCTTCGCTTAACCCTTGGGCAGATTCAAGACGGGAAATTAAATCCTTTAAAATATCAAAGGCATTAAGAAAGAGAGATTCCAACTTTTCATCAACATTAACCGTGCCATCTCGAAACACCTTAAAGGCATCTTCAAGACGGTGAGCTGTTTTTTGAATACTCCCATACCCTAGCATGGCACCGCCCCCCTTAATTGAGTGAGCAGCTCGAAATAACTCATCAATCTGTTCCGAATCACCGCTAGCTTCACTAAGGTTTAGTAACCCTTGTTCTAAAGTTCCTAGATGCTCTTTTGCCTCTTCAATAAAGTAGCCTAGAATTCGTTGTTGATTATCACTCATGATTTCTTTTTATTGAACCCCAATACCTCTATCCTACCCTCTTACTAAAATTTCTAGAAGGAATACAACTTAGGTTCTGTCATAAATAAAAAAAGACCAGCCAAGGAGGCTGGTTTGTCTAGCTTGCTGCGTTGGGAGGAGAAAACCTAAGTTGCACCAAGACCGCCTGACGCTGCTGTTTAACTCAGTTCAGGTAATGGGACAAGTTGGTTTACTAAGTTTAGTTTAACAATGATAGTAAACTTTTGCAAACTTTTTTTACAAATTACATAAAAATGTAGCAATGTACACCAAAACAAGGTATGCAAATTAGTGATTAAACACAGCGTTCCTCATTACCTCAACAGGAATCGGCTGTTGTAACCAAATTTCAAGGGCTGTTGCCCCTTGTTGAATTAGCATTTCTAGCCCATCAAAAGTCATCGCCCCTCCTTTGTTTTTAGCTAATTGTAAAAAACGAGTGGGGCGTGGGTTATAAATTAAATCATACGCGATCGCGCTTTCAGGCAATTTTTCTAACACCGTTTCTTCTACAGGTGAGGCTTCTTGTTTGGGCGACATCCCCACAGGAGTCGTATTAACCAATAACTGAGTTTTCGGAACTAATGACGACAAATCTTCCCAGAAATAAAATTTAATTTGTGCGGTTAACCCAGTATTCTCCCAACTTTGCTTAAACTGTTCTAATTTCTCGCGATTACGCCCGACAATAGCAATTTCTTGGCATCCTAGCTTAGCGCATCCTGCAACCACTGCTCTAGCTGCGCCCCCATTTCCTAAAATAACAGGGGTGATATTAAACCAATTGCGATCAAGAGACTTTAAAGGGGCAATAAAACCATCAACATCCGTATTTGTCGCTTCCCAACCTTTGTCAGTACGCCATACTGTATTAATCGCCCCCACCTGTTGCGCTTCTGGGGTAATGTGATCCACTAAAGGGATCAAATCCTGCTTGTGTGGAATTGTTGCATTAAACCCCACCAAATCAATCGCATCAAACCCAGCTAACGCTCTTTCTAAATCCCCTTTTTTCACGGGGAAAGGCACATAAACGTAATCTAAGCCCAAATGGTTTAAAGCGGCATTGTGCATCACAGGAGATAACGAATGCTCAATTGGATCGCCGATAACTCCCAGTAACTTAGTTTTCCCTGTAATCATATAAGATAACTCACTCCCTAATCATTTCTTGATCTTAGACTAAAATCAAAAAAGACTTAAATCCCCAAGTATTTATCAATGTTAATTAGTGATATCATTCTTCTAGAATATAAACGTTGTAATCGTCGCCCCTTCTTAGATTTTTATGGTGATCCTGATGAACGGGATATGCAACGAGAATTTTTATTAAAGTTACGAGAAGAAAATCATAAACAAGTATTAGAAGTAGTTGCCAACCAATCTTATTCTGAACCCGAAGCACCGATAACAGATTGGGAAGCAAGGGGAAAAGAAACTCTGGAACTGATGGAGAAAGGGGTTGATCAGATTTTATACGGGGTACTTTGGCAAACTGGTTTAAGCGGTTGGAATATTCCATTTTTTATTAAAAATACTATTACTTTTTTAGCTAATCCAACGTTATTAATTAAAGAGCCAGGCTATTCTATTTTTGGAGATTGGCAATATAGAGCAGTTAGTATTAAATTGGGTCGTCGTCCCAAGCCTGAATATAAATTAGTAGCGGCTTTTCAAGCAAAACTTTTAGCTTTGATCCAAGGAAGTGAATTAACGAATCCGCATTTAATTGTTAGATTTAACCAAAAATATCAAGTTAATATGTGGACTTGGCTATCTCGTATGGAAGAAGTTTTAGCAGGCGTTTTAGCGATGTTAGTCTCTCGTCAAGAGCCAGAGGTTTTTATTTCTAGACAACGATGTAATCTCTGTCATTGGCAAAGTTTTTGTTATCAAGTGGCACAAAATACGGAACATCTTTCGTTATTGCCAGGGGTTACTCAAAGTCGTTATGACACCTTAAAAAATGCTGGAATTACTAGCTTAGAAGATTTAGTAAAAGCTGATTTATCTTGGTTAAAAAAACAATTTGGTCATGAAATTGCGGTTAATCTTAATCAACAGGCTAGGGCAACGTTAGGAGAAAAACCAATATTAAACTCGGTTTCTACTCACTCAATTTTGAAGAAAATTCCCACCGCTTCTAGAGAAATCTATTTTGATATTGAAGCCGAGCCAGAACGTAATTTAGATTACTTATTAGGGGCTTTAATTATTGATTATGAGCAAGGAACAGAAACTTTTTATCCCTTAGTTGCGGAATCTCCAGAAGAAGAGAAGGAAATTTGGCAACAATTTTTAGAGTTAGTAAATCGCGATCCTGATGCGCCTATTTTCCATTATTCTAAGTATGAAGTGGAGACAATTAGACGGTTATCGTCTCTGTATCAAACACCGAAAAAAGAAGAACAGTTAATTCTCAAAAGACTGGTGGATCTTCATGACATTGTGACTAAGTTTTTAGTTCTCCCCACGGAAAATTATTCTTTGAAGAAAATCGCCCAATGGTTAGGCTTTCAATGGCGAGAAGAAGGGGTAAGTGGGGAACAATGTGTTTGCTGGTATGATCAATGGCTAAAAACGCGCGATCGCGCTTTCCTAGATCCGATCATTAATTATAATGAGGACGACTGTCGAGCTACTTATTATCTCAAAACGTGGCTAGTGGAGTTTCTAAGTAGTAGTAATCAGCCCAAAAAAAATCAGAGATGAGGGGAGAATTATCCACAACATCTCTGACTAATTGTTTTTTCTTGAAACAGTTTAGGTATCTTCGCTACTCCGAGTTTGGAGATAGAGAATGAGTAGAAACACTGTCGGAACCAGCACAAACAAAATGCTGGCAACGAATCCAAGTTGATTAACTTCCATCGTTATTAGTTTTTTATCACATCATCTCAAAGGACATTTTCAGGATATCACCTATTGGGGAACTGACAACAACTCTTAACGAGCTTGTGGTTTTGTTCCAATAGTAACATTCCCACCATTAACAATCGTTTGACAAGATAAACGATAGCTATCAGGCTTTTTTTTCAGTTTTTTCTCTTCGGCAGCAGTACGTTCTGATAAATTTTCCATCCCTTCTAGAACTTCTACAATGCAAGTTCCACATTGACCATAGCCACCGCAATTGAGCATTTTGCCCTTGAAGGTGTAAATATCAATTTTATTTTCTAGAGCTTTTTCTCGAAGGTTTGCCCCATCAGCGGCAACTACTTCTTTATCTTCTTGGATGAATTTAATATTAGCCATTTATAACTTTATCTTTAACCTCTTCTCTTCTATTGTATTAAGAAAATGTAATAAATTCAGGCTATAGATCAGACTCTGTCATGGCTAGGGCGTATCAAAGACTCGGCTATCAGGAAGATTACTAACTGCTCTCTCCAATCCAGCTAAGGAGCGATTATAATCAATGATAGCGGTTAAAAGATTCCCTCTAGCCCGACTCAATTCACTTTGAGCATTAATCACATCTGTTTGTGTTCCTACTCCTGCTTGGAAGCGTAAACGGGCTAAACGCAGGCTCTCTTCCGCCTGTTCCACGGCTAGCTCTGCGGTTTGGATATTTTGCTCATTTGACTCTAAATTAAAAAAGGCTTGTTCCACTTCCGTGCGAATTTCGTTTCGGGTTTGTTGAAACCGATTTTCCGCGATCGCGACATCTTCTTCTGCTTGTCTGGCTCTTGCTCTGGCACTTCCCCCATCATACAGTGTCCAATTTAACTGCGCCCCCATTTGCAAAGTATCTGTCGGGGAATCGTCGAAATCACTAGTAACTTCATAACTGGTAAATAAACTAATTTGAGGTCTGGTGTCAGATAGTGCAATAGTTTGACTTTCTTCTCCAATCTTTCTTTCCTCTAAATGTTGTTCTAACTCGGCTCGATTTTGATAGGCTAATAGAATGCTATCTTCTAAAGATAAATCCCAATCGCCAGCCTGTTCAGGAGGAGTCGCTGCCGTTACTTCTACTTGTTGCCCTACACCTAAAACTTGGCCTAATTCTCGTCTGCTAATTCGTTGTTGAGATCTCGCACGAGTTAGTTCTTGCTCTTCGTTAGCTAATTGTACTTCTGCTTGTAGCACATCAAAGCGAGTCCCCAATCCTGCTTCTTCCAGTAATTGAGCATCTCGTAAACTTTGCTCGGCATCAGCTACTGATGCTTCTGT
This window of the Euhalothece natronophila Z-M001 genome carries:
- a CDS encoding glutathione S-transferase gives rise to the protein MLLLQFSTSHYCRKARLALGYKKINYEVANLTPGLHILKVRPITGLTTVPVLLPTPNNVKSGIGDSTRIFHYLESHFPEPSYTLAAREQNRYAWLLEDWLDESIGTATRFVYYHWRSNEGKSVNPSLSSQLVINIVRRQYGITPAAVELAKKRLENAMEVLSPWKEKPFLVGDSLSVADLAAAALLSPLALIPDYKDNYPWLFQRVAEIHEQCGEALPPGLEK
- a CDS encoding peptidoglycan D,D-transpeptidase FtsI family protein — protein: MIERISPYTKRLLLVWLFLFLVSIALGWRIYHLQFIEAERLQIRARGQQHLAINPYIPRRSIVDAKGKVLAADRLVYELYAHPDVFKESGESFDDVTKQLEPVLENTSQSELLQRFQQQASGIKLADNLTEELATEIKSWGWDGLELVESYARYYPYAELGSNVVGYVQQDDHEGKTGVEFTQQELLTRVGESLSVQRTARGQVLPTSFPENSLGFDEKKVQLTLDLDIQRLSHQALKEQMQEFNAKRGTVVVMDVETGELVSLVTEPSYNPNRYFEHDLEDMRNWAVTDLYEPGSTFKPINVAIALEAGAVNPNTIIYDDGRMEIGGWTVRNHDYFSNGGHGRVGLDEILQVSSNVGMMKIIERMSPQHYYDQLQNLGIEEPVGIDLMGETPGSLKSEFDFTNYPIEPAVASFGQGFSLTPIKLAQLTGAIANGGRLVTPHVVKGLVDQDGAIIEQDPRPEKQVFSPETSQQVLQMMETVVSEGSGKAAHIPGYRSAGKTGTAQKANMGTYSGNGRITSYVSIFPVETPRYVVLAVVDEPRAPLAYGSTVAAPIVRDVMEGIIAIEGIPPSHPEEFEEEDD
- a CDS encoding CAP domain-containing protein; its protein translation is MRRQRNRAKKKKGNLLQLIFPVLLVLTIFITVRNHQESDDEINWENIEPIPREREASLSLTEIREKALHLANRDRANHGLSTLKEHPELSQAAQDYAEELLARDFYDHVTPEGQTPKDRVEHISGMRGVGENLVQQKGNFRVEVNEDLLNKFQQGWMDSPGHRENLLQSNFTYFGYGLAYDDEKGELYAVQKFLIK
- the accC gene encoding acetyl-CoA carboxylase biotin carboxylase subunit, coding for MSFSKILIANRGEIALRILHSCEELGIPTVAVHSTIDRNALHVQLADESVCIGEPPASKSYLNIPNLIAAALTRNATAIHPGYGFLAENARFAEICADHKIHFIGPTPEAIRSMGDKSTAKETMQKAGVPVVPGSDGLLADDQAAYRVARNIGYPVMLKATAGGGGRGMRLVHSERELSKLFQAAKGESEAAFGNSGVYLEKFIERPRHIEFQILADSYGNVIHLGERDCSIQRRHQKLLEESPSPALDPHLRQKMGKAAIKAAQSINYVGAGTVEFLLDAHGDFYFMEMNTRIQVEHPVTEMVTGLDLIAEQIRIAQGEPLSLRQKDVDIRGHAIECRINAEDPAHEFRPQPGRISGYLPPGGPGVRMDSHVYTDYEIPPYYDSLIGKLIVWAPTREAAIKRMKRALRECAVTGVTTTISFHQKILETPAFLEGDVYTNFVEQHLLPK
- a CDS encoding cupin domain-containing protein; this translates as MLVRKLQECEEFTAGDGTILRELLHPDKQPLALRYSLAHAIVPVGQTSIPHSLTTSEVYYIIQGKGEMHIDNETEIIEPGDAVYIPPNARQYVHNCGNEPLVFVCMVDPAWREEDETIYQE
- a CDS encoding Hpt domain-containing protein is translated as MSDNQQRILGYFIEEAKEHLGTLEQGLLNLSEASGDSEQIDELFRAAHSIKGGGAMLGYGSIQKTAHRLEDAFKVFRDGTVNVDEKLESLFLNAFDILKDLISRLESAQGLSEEQGKELVKSAEPQFIELQQHLDQCADIKAVIADLGEVEKGATQPEEVEGEAEAVTESPLEQMRPLLREMLKVFQAEDTPQSRQNLIQICDRAQKVTSEEENWHNLLNTAKSAIANPKHSYTTLAPVIIQELKQASDCLELGEPDNIQITSTLNNLAQSPTPQVLIPAEPEAAAELLKRIFNQQQLSELKEKIGV
- a CDS encoding shikimate dehydrogenase gives rise to the protein MITGKTKLLGVIGDPIEHSLSPVMHNAALNHLGLDYVYVPFPVKKGDLERALAGFDAIDLVGFNATIPHKQDLIPLVDHITPEAQQVGAINTVWRTDKGWEATNTDVDGFIAPLKSLDRNWFNITPVILGNGGAARAVVAGCAKLGCQEIAIVGRNREKLEQFKQSWENTGLTAQIKFYFWEDLSSLVPKTQLLVNTTPVGMSPKQEASPVEETVLEKLPESAIAYDLIYNPRPTRFLQLAKNKGGAMTFDGLEMLIQQGATALEIWLQQPIPVEVMRNAVFNH
- a CDS encoding TM0106 family RecB-like putative nuclease, with product MLISDIILLEYKRCNRRPFLDFYGDPDERDMQREFLLKLREENHKQVLEVVANQSYSEPEAPITDWEARGKETLELMEKGVDQILYGVLWQTGLSGWNIPFFIKNTITFLANPTLLIKEPGYSIFGDWQYRAVSIKLGRRPKPEYKLVAAFQAKLLALIQGSELTNPHLIVRFNQKYQVNMWTWLSRMEEVLAGVLAMLVSRQEPEVFISRQRCNLCHWQSFCYQVAQNTEHLSLLPGVTQSRYDTLKNAGITSLEDLVKADLSWLKKQFGHEIAVNLNQQARATLGEKPILNSVSTHSILKKIPTASREIYFDIEAEPERNLDYLLGALIIDYEQGTETFYPLVAESPEEEKEIWQQFLELVNRDPDAPIFHYSKYEVETIRRLSSLYQTPKKEEQLILKRLVDLHDIVTKFLVLPTENYSLKKIAQWLGFQWREEGVSGEQCVCWYDQWLKTRDRAFLDPIINYNEDDCRATYYLKTWLVEFLSSSNQPKKNQR
- the psbM gene encoding photosystem II reaction center protein PsbM, with protein sequence MEVNQLGFVASILFVLVPTVFLLILYLQTRSSEDT
- a CDS encoding 2Fe-2S iron-sulfur cluster-binding protein; this encodes MANIKFIQEDKEVVAADGANLREKALENKIDIYTFKGKMLNCGGYGQCGTCIVEVLEGMENLSERTAAEEKKLKKKPDSYRLSCQTIVNGGNVTIGTKPQAR
- a CDS encoding TolC family protein encodes the protein MLSFRYVCGVSVGTLFALGLGEIAIAENLISPTSATDNTSFLKNIENSRELILSQSPEALEDLPLEERETDDIPLEDTEDLDPDVDTFEEVEPLEPVEETEPLDPSSNPLQLPTQEEEVSVDDVVPITLEQALELARRNNQDFQEARLNVRQAREQLNEAQAAQLPSLSLDSQLQRSSSPGGNNNQPDDPLDPDFPDATEATTLLRTGLQLNYNVYTGGQRPAQIRVAESQLRTQQLALEQVEEQLRFNVTDAYYAVQQTDSQVAITEASVADAEQSLRDAQLLEEAGLGTRFDVLQAEVQLANEEQELTRARSQQRISRRELGQVLGVGQQVEVTAATPPEQAGDWDLSLEDSILLAYQNRAELEQHLEERKIGEESQTIALSDTRPQISLFTSYEVTSDFDDSPTDTLQMGAQLNWTLYDGGSARARARQAEEDVAIAENRFQQTRNEIRTEVEQAFFNLESNEQNIQTAELAVEQAEESLRLARLRFQAGVGTQTDVINAQSELSRARGNLLTAIIDYNRSLAGLERAVSNLPDSRVFDTP